One genomic region from Pirellulales bacterium encodes:
- a CDS encoding TetR/AcrR family transcriptional regulator codes for MARYSPEHKDETRRRMVEAAVTTFRRDGVSAAGLKQIMEELGQTVGGFYRHFPSKSDLVQAAVEHGVQQSLDTMRMIPEDDQFPWTERFTAGYLSSAHCQELANGCVFAALASDIARGDSRVKQSCEAGLQQLWAELGRHLPANGALPVEELWGLVALEIGGLLLSRMVESAETSAEILASCRRTARRVLGSKRQNKNERVSVGPRHKAASNKQTRGKLSSVSKSRKT; via the coding sequence ATGGCTCGTTATAGTCCGGAACACAAAGACGAAACACGACGGCGCATGGTCGAAGCCGCCGTAACGACGTTTCGTCGCGACGGGGTCAGCGCGGCCGGCCTGAAGCAAATCATGGAGGAGTTGGGGCAGACGGTCGGCGGATTCTATCGGCACTTTCCCTCGAAATCGGACCTGGTGCAGGCAGCCGTCGAACACGGCGTCCAACAATCGCTCGACACGATGCGGATGATTCCCGAGGATGACCAGTTCCCTTGGACCGAACGCTTCACGGCCGGCTATCTCAGCAGCGCCCATTGCCAGGAGTTGGCCAATGGATGCGTCTTCGCGGCGCTGGCGTCGGATATCGCCCGCGGTGACTCAAGGGTAAAGCAGTCTTGCGAGGCAGGCCTGCAACAGTTGTGGGCCGAGCTGGGGCGCCATCTGCCGGCCAACGGAGCGCTACCGGTCGAGGAACTATGGGGCCTGGTGGCGCTGGAAATTGGCGGGCTTCTTTTGTCGCGAATGGTCGAGAGCGCCGAAACCTCGGCCGAGATCCTGGCCAGTTGCCGCCGTACGGCGCGACGAGTCTTGGGCTCGAAGCGACAGAATAAGAATGAACGCGTAAGCGTGGGACCAAGGCACAAAGCCGCGTCCAACAAACAGACGAGAGGTAAACTTTCGTCTGTTTCGAAATCGAGAAAGACCTAA
- a CDS encoding molybdopterin-dependent oxidoreductase produces the protein MPGHDATNSQDDVSRLTKNAADVGGTHHTACILCSLNCGIEVAAVDGHLLRIRGDRAHPMSQGYTCQKALRLDYYQNGRSRITRPLRRAADGTFEEISWATAIAEIAAKAQSIRAAHGGDAFAYYGGGGQGNHLGGAHSTSLRVALGTRYVYTALAQEKTGGFWVDGKLFGDQACHPTEDVEHADFLLVIGANPWQSHGFPRARLVLQEIAKDPRRKLVVVDPRRTETAERADVHLAVRPGGDAHLLLAMLGTIVQERLVDRQFIAARTVGFAEVEAVLQAIPVDDYAREAGLDPHAVRSVARDYAQAERACIRTDLGLEHSTHSTLNTYLAKLLFLITGHFGEPGTNVFHSAVAPLVRHSKDPSEGGRTTKVTGAQEIAGLYPPNVLPLEIDNDHPQRIRSVFVESGNPLITGADTRAYRKAFNKLELLVVIDVALTETARLAHYVLPAATQFEKYEATFFNLEFPANYFHLRRPVLAPAGESLPEPEIHRRLAVAMGALPDRFPWLRKVAKIDRMFPRLRLFPLALALTLKRRPKLRAHLPLVLHETLGKALPNGASAAALVWGLCQNFVRRYGKACVERAGIKDQGAGLAEALFQKILHSPSGTLVSMHEYEDTWSLLKHPDGRIQLTIPELLAEARSLALIDSACRAPGAADFPLVLQAGERRSYNANTIYREASWRKQDPDGALKVHSTDAARLELEDGGRAWCESSRSAVCVRVEVTDEVRPGLVSLPHGFGMYEGGPGDESRNGPAINFLTASDHCDPLSKVPFHKHVPVRVRPVAPDEEAAVGEIRESLLTP, from the coding sequence ATGCCTGGCCATGACGCAACGAATTCCCAGGATGACGTGTCCCGGCTTACAAAAAATGCTGCGGATGTCGGCGGCACGCACCACACGGCCTGCATTCTGTGCAGCTTGAACTGCGGCATCGAGGTCGCTGCGGTCGATGGCCATTTGTTGCGGATTCGCGGAGATCGCGCACATCCGATGTCGCAGGGTTATACCTGTCAGAAAGCGTTGCGATTGGATTACTATCAGAACGGCCGCAGTCGGATAACGCGCCCCTTACGTCGCGCAGCGGACGGGACCTTCGAAGAAATCTCGTGGGCGACGGCCATTGCCGAAATTGCCGCCAAGGCCCAGTCGATTCGCGCCGCACACGGTGGCGACGCTTTTGCGTATTATGGCGGCGGCGGGCAAGGGAATCATCTCGGCGGGGCCCATAGCACCTCGCTGCGGGTCGCACTCGGCACGCGCTACGTCTACACGGCGTTGGCGCAAGAAAAGACGGGCGGCTTTTGGGTCGACGGGAAACTTTTCGGCGATCAGGCCTGCCATCCGACTGAAGACGTTGAGCACGCCGATTTTTTGCTTGTGATCGGCGCGAATCCCTGGCAGTCGCACGGTTTCCCCCGTGCGCGACTCGTGCTGCAGGAGATCGCCAAAGACCCGCGTCGAAAGTTGGTCGTGGTCGATCCGCGCCGCACCGAGACGGCGGAACGTGCCGACGTGCATCTGGCCGTGCGACCCGGTGGCGATGCCCACCTGCTGCTGGCGATGCTAGGGACGATTGTGCAAGAGAGACTGGTCGATCGGCAGTTCATCGCCGCGAGAACCGTCGGCTTCGCCGAAGTCGAGGCGGTGCTGCAAGCGATCCCGGTCGACGATTACGCCCGCGAGGCAGGGCTCGATCCGCACGCCGTGCGCAGCGTGGCCCGCGATTACGCGCAGGCTGAGCGGGCATGCATCCGCACCGACTTGGGGCTTGAGCATTCAACGCATAGCACGCTGAATACTTATCTGGCCAAGCTCTTGTTTCTGATTACGGGCCATTTCGGCGAGCCTGGCACGAATGTGTTTCACTCTGCCGTCGCGCCGCTCGTCCGGCATTCCAAGGATCCGAGCGAAGGGGGAAGAACGACCAAAGTCACCGGCGCGCAGGAGATCGCCGGGCTCTATCCGCCGAATGTGCTGCCGCTCGAGATCGACAACGATCATCCGCAGCGTATTCGCAGCGTGTTCGTGGAAAGTGGTAATCCGCTGATCACCGGCGCTGACACGCGCGCCTATCGGAAGGCGTTTAATAAGCTGGAGCTGCTGGTCGTAATCGACGTCGCCTTGACCGAAACGGCGCGGCTGGCGCATTACGTGCTGCCGGCGGCGACGCAATTCGAGAAATACGAGGCGACGTTCTTCAACCTAGAGTTCCCCGCGAATTACTTTCATCTCCGGCGACCGGTGTTGGCGCCGGCCGGAGAATCTTTGCCCGAGCCCGAGATCCATCGTCGCTTGGCCGTAGCCATGGGTGCGTTGCCCGATCGTTTTCCCTGGCTGCGGAAAGTCGCGAAGATTGATCGCATGTTTCCACGGTTGCGGTTGTTTCCCCTGGCGCTGGCGCTGACGCTCAAGCGGCGACCAAAGCTGCGGGCTCATTTGCCGCTGGTGCTACACGAGACGCTAGGAAAGGCATTACCCAATGGTGCGTCCGCAGCGGCGCTAGTCTGGGGCCTGTGTCAGAATTTTGTCCGCCGTTACGGCAAGGCTTGTGTCGAGCGGGCCGGCATCAAAGATCAGGGGGCCGGATTAGCCGAGGCGCTGTTTCAAAAAATCCTACACAGCCCGTCAGGCACGCTCGTCAGCATGCATGAATATGAGGACACGTGGTCTCTGCTAAAGCATCCCGACGGACGAATTCAGTTAACGATTCCCGAATTGTTGGCTGAAGCGCGATCGCTGGCGCTGATCGACTCCGCTTGTCGGGCTCCGGGTGCGGCAGATTTCCCGCTCGTGCTGCAGGCGGGCGAGCGGCGGAGCTATAACGCGAACACGATTTATCGCGAAGCGTCATGGCGCAAACAGGATCCAGACGGCGCTCTGAAGGTGCACTCGACAGACGCCGCGCGATTGGAGTTGGAGGACGGCGGTCGCGCGTGGTGCGAATCGTCACGGTCCGCAGTTTGCGTACGCGTAGAAGTCACCGACGAGGTCCGCCCGGGACTTGTCTCACTACCGCATGGCTTCGGAATGTACGAAGGGGGCCCTGGCGACGAATCACGGAACGGTCCGGCGATCAATTTCTTGACTGCCAGCGACCACTGCGACCCGCTGTCAAAGGTTCCGTTTCATAAGCACGTGCCCGTGCGGGTGCGGCCGGTCGCACCCGACGAAGAGGCGGCGGTCGGGGAAATACGTGAAAGCTTGCTAACGCCCTGA